In Taeniopygia guttata chromosome 7, bTaeGut7.mat, whole genome shotgun sequence, a single window of DNA contains:
- the SUMO1 gene encoding small ubiquitin-related modifier 1 gives MSDQEAKPSAEDLGDKKEGEYIKLKVIGQDSSEIHFKVKMTTHLKKLKESYCQRQGVPMNSLRFLFEGQRITDNHTPKELGMEEEDVIEVYQEQTGGHSTV, from the exons ATGTCTGACCAG GAAGCAAAACCTTCAGCTGAGGACTTAGGAGATAAGAAAGAAGGGGAGTACATTAAACTCAAAGTCATTGGGCAG GACAGCAGTGAAATTCACTTCAAGGTGAAAATGACAACACACCTCAAGAAACTCAAAGAATCATACTGTCAAAGACAG GGTGTTCCAATGAATTCACTCAGGTTTCTCTTCGAGGGTCAGAGAATTACTGATAATCATACCCCCAAGGAG CTcgggatggaggaggaagatgtGATTGAAGTTTATCAGGAACAGACGGGGGGTCACTCAACAGTTTAG